The proteins below are encoded in one region of Pelagibacterium flavum:
- a CDS encoding IS5 family transposase, with protein MAWTETARHEYARRGRRYSSDLTDQEWAIIAPLMPPARSIGRPRTTNLRSVMDAVLYMASSGCQWSLLPGEFPPPSTVQRYFYDWRDSGLLAIINHHLVMIARECEGREASPSAGVIDSQSVKTTESGGVRGYDAGKKIKGRKRHIVTDTLGLMVGLVVHSADVQDRDGAATVLQSIRSSFPWLRHVFADGGYAGPKLRGSLAKIGRWDLQIVKRSDTAKGFELLPRRWVVERTFAWLGRCRRLAKDWERSVASAQAWIFIAHIRILTRRIARHCNCS; from the coding sequence ATGGCCTGGACCGAAACTGCCCGACACGAGTATGCGCGACGTGGGCGTCGTTATTCAAGCGATCTGACCGACCAGGAATGGGCGATCATCGCGCCCCTCATGCCGCCTGCGCGATCTATCGGTCGACCGAGGACCACGAATTTGCGGTCCGTGATGGATGCTGTGCTCTACATGGCCTCGAGCGGTTGCCAATGGAGCCTGCTGCCAGGAGAGTTTCCGCCACCATCGACGGTGCAGCGCTATTTCTATGACTGGCGTGACAGCGGTTTGCTCGCCATCATCAACCATCACCTGGTGATGATAGCCCGCGAGTGCGAAGGGCGTGAGGCTTCACCCTCGGCGGGCGTGATCGACAGCCAAAGTGTCAAGACCACCGAAAGCGGCGGGGTCCGGGGCTATGATGCAGGAAAGAAGATCAAGGGTCGCAAGCGCCATATCGTCACCGACACGCTGGGCTTAATGGTAGGGCTGGTCGTCCACAGTGCCGATGTCCAGGATCGGGACGGTGCTGCCACCGTGCTCCAATCGATCCGTTCGAGCTTTCCCTGGCTGCGTCATGTCTTCGCCGATGGTGGCTATGCTGGCCCCAAATTACGCGGTTCATTGGCCAAGATAGGCCGCTGGGATCTGCAAATCGTCAAACGCTCCGACACTGCCAAGGGGTTCGAGCTCTTACCGCGCCGCTGGGTCGTCGAGCGCACCTTTGCCTGGTTGGGACGCTGTCGGCGCTTGGCCAAAGACTGGGAAAGATCGGTCGCCAGCGCCCAGGCGTGGATCTTCATCGCACACATCCGAATCCTAACACGGCGGATCGCAAGGCACTGCAATTGCTCATAG
- a CDS encoding LacI family DNA-binding transcriptional regulator — MMDVAAAAGVSQATVSLVLSGSKGARLADHTRRKVLDAARELDYKFVRRGSRAAPDGKSTIVFIADETSTDPWMSLAFEGARDKALEYGISVLLAVSHGDADAVTNILSGLGSLPILGVLYGTILTRRVQVPPLLASRRLVLVNCYDDERKFHSVLPGDLIGGRTATEHLLAMGRRRIGFINGQDGVDAARDRLKGYKQALASNDIPFDPALVRPGNWEPSAGYEMTHELMKLDNRPDAIFCANDLTALGCFDALKELGLVVPDDVAVIGFDDREIAQYLHPPLSTLVLPLYEMGRSAAEILLDTVGGLELSPTRTKITCELIARESTDTASQDVAQFG, encoded by the coding sequence ATGATGGACGTTGCGGCCGCAGCGGGTGTCTCCCAAGCCACAGTTTCACTCGTCCTAAGCGGCAGCAAGGGTGCGAGACTCGCTGATCATACCCGTCGAAAGGTTCTCGATGCCGCCCGGGAGCTGGACTATAAATTTGTCCGCCGAGGTTCTCGTGCGGCTCCGGATGGAAAGTCAACGATCGTTTTCATCGCTGACGAGACATCCACCGATCCGTGGATGTCGCTGGCGTTCGAGGGTGCCAGAGACAAAGCACTGGAATATGGCATCAGCGTATTGCTAGCGGTCAGTCACGGCGATGCCGACGCCGTGACCAATATCCTTTCGGGACTGGGCAGCCTTCCCATTCTCGGCGTACTGTATGGGACAATCCTCACGCGGCGGGTTCAGGTGCCGCCATTGCTTGCCAGCCGGCGTCTTGTTTTGGTCAATTGTTATGACGACGAGCGCAAGTTCCATTCCGTTCTGCCAGGAGACTTGATCGGAGGAAGGACAGCCACCGAGCACTTGTTGGCGATGGGCAGGAGGCGGATCGGGTTCATCAATGGACAAGACGGAGTGGATGCGGCGCGTGATCGGCTAAAAGGATACAAGCAAGCGCTGGCCAGCAATGACATCCCATTCGACCCCGCGCTGGTGCGGCCGGGCAACTGGGAGCCCTCAGCCGGGTACGAGATGACGCATGAGCTCATGAAGCTAGATAATCGGCCAGACGCAATTTTTTGCGCGAATGATCTGACGGCCTTGGGATGTTTTGATGCGCTCAAGGAATTGGGGTTGGTCGTGCCCGACGATGTCGCGGTAATCGGGTTTGATGATCGTGAAATTGCCCAGTACCTGCACCCGCCGCTGTCAACGCTCGTGCTGCCGCTTTACGAAATGGGCCGCTCGGCCGCCGAAATTTTGCTCGATACTGTCGGGGGGCTGGAACTTTCCCCGACGCGCACCAAAATCACGTGCGAATTAATCGCGCGTGAATCGACTGATACAGCCTCGCAAGACGTCGCCCAGTTCGGTTGA
- a CDS encoding MFS transporter — MLSRRPLPTSANTHALYGSVWQAALPLMVLALGHTISNLVRTLPAVSADLVAQDLMVSAGDIAAMTGFYHLAFAAGQIPVGVALDRYSVKAVVSTLLGIVVVGSVFAALVQGPAGFVTTQIVLGIGCCGMLLCPLTYAARTTDPSRFALWSAVILAIGNTGMVISASPMAWLIEQYGWRLAYGLPALFALIVLVTVQLTIRPVRASHELPASVGSEIREVLKIGISPVLRGVIVLAFVSFAVMIGVRGMWGGPWLMGAKDMARVSAGNVLLVLTLMLIAMPMIVGLIERRFGRSYMLLAVGHVLAGVALVLLPAGAENGLLARVMGVDVLSASFDITLIIAFGIVISVQPLLFALGRASVEPRHAGKALSAVNLSFFVGAAIVQAASAPVNASFGLAGVLVFLGVLSMLGGLAFWFLRKIGAEDVR, encoded by the coding sequence ATGCTGTCTCGCCGCCCGTTGCCTACTTCGGCCAACACCCACGCTTTATATGGCTCGGTCTGGCAGGCTGCCTTACCTTTGATGGTCTTGGCGCTAGGCCACACAATCTCCAACCTCGTGCGAACGCTTCCGGCGGTCTCTGCTGATCTGGTCGCTCAGGACCTGATGGTATCCGCGGGCGATATCGCAGCAATGACCGGATTTTATCATTTGGCGTTCGCTGCCGGACAGATTCCGGTAGGGGTTGCCCTTGACCGCTACAGCGTCAAAGCGGTCGTCAGCACCCTCCTGGGCATCGTTGTCGTAGGGTCGGTTTTTGCTGCGCTCGTGCAAGGGCCGGCAGGCTTTGTCACAACGCAGATTGTTCTGGGCATCGGATGTTGTGGCATGCTCCTGTGTCCCCTCACTTATGCCGCACGAACGACCGACCCGAGCCGGTTTGCCCTCTGGTCAGCCGTGATTTTGGCGATCGGCAACACCGGCATGGTGATTTCGGCAAGCCCGATGGCATGGCTCATCGAGCAGTACGGCTGGCGACTAGCCTATGGTTTGCCCGCACTGTTTGCGCTGATCGTGCTCGTCACTGTGCAGCTGACCATTCGGCCGGTGCGCGCATCGCACGAACTGCCCGCCAGCGTGGGTTCGGAAATTAGAGAAGTGCTGAAAATTGGCATTTCGCCAGTACTTCGCGGTGTTATCGTCCTCGCCTTTGTATCTTTTGCGGTCATGATCGGCGTCCGCGGCATGTGGGGCGGACCCTGGCTGATGGGGGCCAAGGATATGGCTAGGGTCTCGGCAGGCAATGTATTGCTTGTCTTGACGCTCATGCTGATTGCCATGCCGATGATCGTTGGACTCATCGAAAGACGTTTTGGCCGCAGTTACATGTTGTTGGCGGTTGGCCATGTGCTGGCCGGTGTGGCCCTTGTTCTGCTTCCGGCCGGGGCAGAAAACGGCTTGCTTGCGCGCGTGATGGGCGTTGACGTTCTCTCGGCAAGCTTTGATATCACTTTGATTATTGCATTCGGTATCGTGATTTCGGTTCAGCCACTCTTGTTCGCGCTCGGACGCGCCTCCGTCGAACCCCGGCATGCCGGCAAGGCGCTTTCCGCGGTCAACCTGTCATTCTTTGTCGGGGCGGCCATTGTTCAGGCGGCATCAGCTCCAGTGAACGCCTCATTTGGTCTGGCGGGGGTCCTGGTGTTTTTAGGTGTACTCAGTATGCTGGGTGGATTGGCCTTCTGGTTCCTGCGAAAAATTGGGGCCGAAGATGTCCGATGA
- a CDS encoding DUF6500 family protein: protein MRPSLRAKAISVCDDKIVKKGEGVGLSFYAFFANKNDNPDLLMEAAEWWIKTHGLDHFEKAIKIREMINAGR from the coding sequence ATGAGACCGAGCCTAAGGGCAAAAGCTATCTCCGTCTGCGACGATAAGATCGTGAAGAAGGGTGAAGGCGTCGGATTGTCATTCTACGCGTTCTTTGCGAACAAGAATGATAACCCTGATCTTCTTATGGAAGCTGCTGAATGGTGGATAAAAACCCATGGCCTGGATCACTTCGAAAAAGCGATCAAAATCCGTGAGATGATCAACGCCGGGCGATAA
- the tnpB gene encoding IS66 family insertion sequence element accessory protein TnpB: MVLVHERLEGCKFVWPQVRNGVLTLSPSQFSALFEGIDWRMVRPEAERRPTVAQ, from the coding sequence CTGGTTCTGGTGCACGAGCGGCTCGAGGGCTGCAAGTTCGTCTGGCCTCAGGTTCGCAATGGCGTTTTGACGCTTTCTCCCTCCCAGTTTTCTGCTCTGTTCGAGGGCATTGACTGGCGCATGGTGCGCCCGGAAGCCGAGCGTCGACCAACGGTGGCCCAATAG